GCGCCCCGCCGCTGGGGTCGGCGTGAGAGCGCGCGGAGCGCGCGCCGCGCCGTAGTTGGGAGGGGGGCCCCATGGGCGCTTCGCCCCATGGGGGGAGGGGCTGCGTTCAGCCCCTCCAACAAGAAACGGCGGCCAGCTTTCACGAAGCGAAAGCGCGAGCCGCAGGGGCCCCAGCGCCCCGCCGCTGGGGTCGGGCAACGGTACGACCAGGCGGCCAGCTTTCGCGCAGCGAAAGCGCGAGCCGCGGGGGCCCCAGCGCCCCGCCGCTGGGGTCGGCGCCCAAGCGCGCGGAGCGCGCGGAGCGCCGTAGTCGGGAGGGGGGCCCCATGGGCGCTCCGCCCCATGGGGGGAGGGTCTGCGTTCAGACCCTCCTACAAGAAACGCGGGCCCCATGGGCGCTTCGCCCCATGGGGGGAGGGGCTGCGTTCAGCCCCTCCAACAAGAAGCGCGGGGCTGCGTTCAGCCCCTCCAGCGAGAAACTCCTACAGGCGGAACGGGTAGTTCACGCTGAAGGTCGGGTTGCGGAACGGAGGCACGCGCGCGCCGCGGACCGCGCGGGCGATGCAGCTCCGCACCGGCGGCGGGAAGCTGCCGCCGCTGACCTGGGCGCTCTGCACGCGGCCGTTGTTGCCGAAGACGATGCGCACCGGCGCGAGGCCGTGCTGTCCGCTGCCACAGGCCGAGACCGCGCCCTGCACGCTGTTCATCGCGGAGACGACGTCGCCCCGGCTCGGCGTCGCCGGGCCGCTCGCGGCCCCGCCACCACCGCCGCCGCCGCCGCCGCCGCGCCGGGCGCCGCCGCCGCCGCCGCCGAGGGCGTTGTCGAGCAGGGAGTCGATGTCTCGGTCGCTGCCGCCACCGCCGCCGCCGCTGCCACCGCGACGGGCGCTGCCACCGCCGCCGCCGCCGCTCGTCGCGGCGGGTGTCGCCGCGGCGCCGCCGCCGCCGCCACCACCGCCGCCGCGGCTGGCGCGCCGGCCCCGTCGACGGCTCGAGCCGCTGGAGCCTTCGCCGCCTTCGTCCTCTTCCTCTTCGGCGTCGCCGTCCTCGGTCGCGGCCGCCGCCTCGGTCTCGGTCTCCGCCGGCGGCGTCCCGCTCGGGTCGCCCCCGGCCGCGCCCGCTCCGGCTGCGCCAGCCGCGCCGGCCGCGCCCGCGCCCTCGGTGCCGGCTGCGGCCGTGCCCGTGGAGTCGACCGCCTGCCCGCCCGTGACGGCGCCCGCCGCCGCGACCGGAGGCTGGGCCGGATCCTCCTTGGTGAGGACCACGATGGCGACCGCGGCCGCCGCGAGGATGGCGATGCCGCCCACCGCGATGGCCGCGATGACGAGCCCCTTGTTGCTCGACTCTTCCTTCTTCTCCGGAACGAGCACCGGAGCGCCGAGCGAGGAGCCGAGGCCGCCGCCGCCCGCGCCGCCGATCGAGAGGAGGTCGTCCACCCGGTCCGTGCTCGCCGACGTCACCGGGCCCGCGCCTCCGCCCGTCACGCCGGTGGCCGAAGCGAGGGCGCGGATGTCGATGAGGCCGGAGCCCTCACCCGAAGCCATGCCCGCGCGGGGCGCCGCCGACGGGGTGGGGCCTGCGCTCGGGGCGCTGCTCGGCGCGGCGCCCGCGCCGCCGCCTCCGCCGCCCGATCCGGTCGCGAGCGCCTGGAGGTTGGAGAGGGAGAACAGGACCGAGTTCTCGTTGCGCGCGCCGGTCAGGGCCTGCTCCGCGCTCACGCGCGGGCCCCCGGGCGCAGACGCGACGACGTCCTCTTCTTCCTCGGGCGCGCCGCCGCCGAACGGGCTCGCGGCGTCGGGCTGCGCGAACAGATCGGCGCCCGCGTCGCGGCTGGCCACCGCTGCTTCGGCGCCGCCGAAGGGGGACTCGGAGGCGGCGGGCTCGGCTGCGCCGGTCGCCGCGAACGGGTCGGCGCCCATGTCGCCGCCGGCCGCGTCCTGCTCCTCGGCCTCTTGACCGCCGCCGCCCATCACCGCCGAGACGAGCTCCTCGATGTCCTGGGCCGGCTTCCAGTCGTCGAAGCCCTCCTTCCAGACATAGGCGTCCCAGCCGATGGTGCCCGCGGACAGCATCTCGCCGATCTGTGACGGCGCGAAGGGGCCCTGTTGGTCTCCGTCGACCACCACGTGCCACACGGCGTCACCGCCGTAGTCGACCACGCGCGTCGACTCTTCTTCGGCCGGCGATTCGACCTGATCTCCACGGACGACGATGGCGGCGCCGCACTTCTTGCAACGGATCTTGAAGACCCGACCGGCCACCTTCTCGTCGGCGATCGAGTATTTGGCACCACAGCTGTCGCAGACGATCTTCATGCGTTGGAATCCTGGGAAAGATTGACGAGAGCTACGTTCGACCCGGCCGCGCGGACGCGTGGCCTCTCAAAAGCGAGTGATTCCGCTGGACGGTCGGTCAACGGACCAGTTCTTCCGCTGGCGCGCGAGCATATCGTTCTGGATGCGCGCCGATCAAGAAATGCCGAACGTGGCGGGGTAGACCCCGGGCGCGATGCCCCCTTGGGTAGAAATTTGCCCTCGACCACGCTGGCACCTCTCGTGCGGATCCTCTCATCCGGGAACGAGGGTCGTCCCGTCCTTGCCGCAGAACTTCACGGTCGGCGGATAGCGCTCGCCGCAGGTCGGGCAGACGTGGCTGTCGACCCCGGCCGCCTTGCCGGCCGCGAACTCCCGGTACGGCATGAGGCGGGTCTCGTCGTGCGGGCACGTCTCGGTCCCGGGCGGGTAGCCGCGCCGGCAGCTGGGGCAGATCATGTCCTCGCCCGCCACCGCCGTTGGTGCCGCCTCCGTCGTCTCCGGCTCCGGCTCCGGCTCGTCGTCCGGGATCACCACCCCGGGGAGCCCGCCGATGCTGGCCTTGCGCGCGCGCGTCGGCGCCTTCTTGCGCCTGAGCAGCAGGAACGCGATCCCGACGAGCACGAGCGCGGCCACCAGCGCGAGCGCCGGCCAGAGCAGCCCGGGCCCGTCGTCGCGCTGCGTCGCCGAGACCCGCGCCGCGGTCTCCGACGACGCGTCCTCCGGCGTCCCGCCGCCCACCGATCCCGACTCGGTGCGCCGCGCGATCAGGTCCGAGAGATCCATCGTGCGCACGGCCACCCGCGCCTCGGCCGTCAGATCGCCGGAGGAGGCCACGATCCGCGCGCTCGTGGCCGCGTCGGGCGCCTCGTAGCAGAGCCCGGAGACGCTCCCTTCGCCCTCGGCCAACCGCACGCTCGGGCGCCGCGGGAGCGCGCAGCCACGCGCGTCGACCACGCGGGCGGTGAAGCACTGCCGGCCTCCGGGCTGCACGTCGGCGCTCGCGGGGCGAAGCACCACGCGCGCGGCCGCCCCCGGGCTGCAACGCGGCGTGCTCGGCTCCTCCGGCGGCTCCTCGGGCTCCGCCGCGCCCCCGCCGATCCGCGTGAAGGTCTGCGTGGTCGTGATCGTCCCGACGCAGCTCGACTCGTTCAGCTGCCAGTCGTAGCGGCTGACGTCGCGGAACTGGAGCCGGTCGTCGCCGACGGCCTGGATGGTGTAGGTGCCGGTCTCGGCGCGCGAGTCGCTCGCGGGGGTGCGGCAGACGATGCGCCAGGTGCCCGCCTGATAGCTCGAGGAGACGCGCCGCACCGCGCGGTTCTCGCTCCAGCACTCCCGCGTGGTCCGCGCCTGGCGGAGATGGAAGGTCA
The genomic region above belongs to Sandaracinaceae bacterium and contains:
- a CDS encoding GYF domain-containing protein, with translation MKIVCDSCGAKYSIADEKVAGRVFKIRCKKCGAAIVVRGDQVESPAEEESTRVVDYGGDAVWHVVVDGDQQGPFAPSQIGEMLSAGTIGWDAYVWKEGFDDWKPAQDIEELVSAVMGGGGQEAEEQDAAGGDMGADPFAATGAAEPAASESPFGGAEAAVASRDAGADLFAQPDAASPFGGGAPEEEEDVVASAPGGPRVSAEQALTGARNENSVLFSLSNLQALATGSGGGGGGAGAAPSSAPSAGPTPSAAPRAGMASGEGSGLIDIRALASATGVTGGGAGPVTSASTDRVDDLLSIGGAGGGGLGSSLGAPVLVPEKKEESSNKGLVIAAIAVGGIAILAAAAVAIVVLTKEDPAQPPVAAAGAVTGGQAVDSTGTAAAGTEGAGAAGAAGAAGAGAAGGDPSGTPPAETETEAAAATEDGDAEEEEDEGGEGSSGSSRRRGRRASRGGGGGGGGGAAATPAATSGGGGGGSARRGGSGGGGGGSDRDIDSLLDNALGGGGGGARRGGGGGGGGGGAASGPATPSRGDVVSAMNSVQGAVSACGSGQHGLAPVRIVFGNNGRVQSAQVSGGSFPPPVRSCIARAVRGARVPPFRNPTFSVNYPFRL